From a region of the Hallerella porci genome:
- a CDS encoding ABC transporter substrate-binding protein, with protein sequence MKLFKFIAAGALAFAASLYADKPVLKIAYSDWPGWTAWEIADKKGFFKKHDVNVKLEWFDYGPSMDAFAAKKVDAVGVANGDATVLNATGARNVTILINDYSNGNDKIVGAPGIKSIKDLKGKKVGVEIGCLSHALLINALVKNGLKESDVTLVNMPTHQAVQTLESGEVSAVVAWVPHSVNALEKVTGSKELYTSANEPGIIYDVLAVSQESLMKYKDEWAKVVAAWDDVVAYMNDPKNKKEMVKILADRVGISETQYAKFIGGTRFLRLSESVKFFNKNDNTYKSIYGSSKLIDDFFVKNKVYDKSVDTKRYINSSFTEDYLKSAK encoded by the coding sequence ATGAAATTGTTCAAATTCATCGCCGCTGGCGCTTTGGCTTTTGCCGCTTCCCTCTATGCGGATAAACCGGTTCTAAAAATCGCATACAGCGATTGGCCTGGTTGGACTGCTTGGGAAATCGCGGATAAAAAAGGCTTCTTTAAAAAACATGATGTGAATGTGAAACTCGAATGGTTTGATTACGGTCCTTCGATGGATGCATTTGCTGCGAAGAAAGTGGATGCGGTGGGCGTTGCGAATGGCGACGCAACTGTGTTAAATGCAACGGGTGCAAGAAACGTCACCATTTTGATTAACGATTACAGCAATGGTAACGATAAAATCGTCGGCGCTCCGGGAATCAAATCGATTAAAGATTTGAAGGGCAAAAAAGTGGGCGTTGAAATTGGCTGTTTGTCTCACGCACTTTTGATTAACGCACTTGTTAAAAATGGACTCAAAGAATCCGATGTGACTCTTGTGAATATGCCGACGCATCAAGCGGTGCAAACTTTGGAAAGTGGCGAAGTTTCTGCCGTTGTCGCGTGGGTTCCGCATTCGGTGAATGCACTCGAAAAAGTGACAGGTTCTAAGGAACTTTACACAAGTGCAAACGAACCCGGAATTATTTACGATGTGCTCGCAGTTTCGCAAGAATCGTTGATGAAATATAAAGACGAATGGGCGAAAGTCGTTGCGGCTTGGGACGATGTCGTCGCTTATATGAATGACCCGAAAAATAAAAAGGAAATGGTGAAAATTTTAGCAGATCGCGTTGGCATTTCTGAAACGCAATATGCAAAATTTATCGGCGGCACGCGTTTTTTACGCTTGAGTGAATCGGTGAAATTCTTTAACAAAAACGATAACACTTACAAATCCATTTATGGATCGAGTAAGCTCATCGATGACTTCTTTGTGAAAAACAAAGTCTATGATAAATCCGTTGATACAAAGCGTTATATCAATTCTTCGTTCACAGAAGATTATCTGAAAAGTGCAAAGTAA
- a CDS encoding ROK family transcriptional regulator produces MANENTKKIRQILLQHKTITKPELAKETGLTVAACGYLLNALVEKDEVIAEDFRTSNGGRPAMSYRYNAKKVKFLCLYAISESGAEILSYRIIDALGEIHGAGEFKEKRIHVRAISNRILKLLQSNPEIRIVTIGIQGGVCNGVVEFSDFPELDGIDLSKELSQKIGLPVYVENDMNTIALGYSEKNHQEKDVAILFVPKGNPPAGGFLTDGKILHGSTNLAGELSCYPFAFDRSKQKEIFDSFKTAFPPIKQILLSSIVFLDPAVVVFTGGFAEELAKQNLEVQIRNHLKRPYRPRLEFIPNPIEEYFSGLAKIAEDHFLNF; encoded by the coding sequence ATGGCAAATGAGAATACAAAAAAAATACGGCAAATTTTGCTGCAGCACAAAACGATTACAAAGCCTGAACTCGCCAAAGAAACAGGCTTAACCGTTGCCGCTTGCGGTTATCTTTTAAATGCACTCGTCGAAAAAGACGAAGTCATCGCCGAAGATTTTCGCACATCAAATGGCGGGCGCCCCGCTATGTCTTATCGCTACAATGCAAAAAAAGTCAAATTTCTTTGCCTCTACGCTATCTCCGAAAGCGGAGCTGAAATTCTTTCTTATCGCATTATCGATGCCTTAGGCGAAATTCACGGCGCCGGCGAATTTAAAGAAAAACGGATTCATGTCCGCGCCATTTCCAATCGCATTTTAAAACTTTTGCAAAGCAATCCCGAAATTCGCATCGTTACCATCGGCATTCAAGGCGGCGTTTGCAACGGCGTCGTTGAATTTTCCGATTTTCCAGAATTAGACGGCATCGATTTAAGCAAAGAACTTTCGCAGAAAATCGGCCTTCCCGTTTACGTCGAAAACGATATGAACACAATCGCCCTCGGCTATTCCGAGAAAAATCATCAAGAAAAAGATGTCGCGATTTTGTTTGTTCCCAAAGGAAATCCGCCCGCCGGAGGATTTTTAACCGATGGAAAAATTTTGCACGGAAGCACCAATCTCGCCGGTGAACTTTCTTGCTATCCTTTCGCCTTTGACCGCAGCAAACAAAAAGAAATTTTCGATTCTTTTAAAACGGCTTTCCCGCCGATTAAGCAAATTCTCTTATCGAGCATTGTCTTTTTAGATCCCGCCGTCGTCGTGTTTACAGGCGGCTTTGCCGAAGAACTGGCGAAGCAAAATTTAGAAGTGCAAATTCGAAATCATTTAAAACGTCCCTACCGCCCGCGCTTAGAATTTATTCCCAATCCGATTGAAGAATATTTTAGCGGACTCGCTAAAATCGCCGAAGATCACTTTTTGAATTTTTAA